Part of the Betaproteobacteria bacterium genome is shown below.
GCGCTACTTCGTCGGCTACACGAATTTCCTGCAGGTGCTCGACGCCGATCGCAGCCTCCTGGAAGCCGAGTTCAAACTCTCCGAGCTGCAACGGAAATATCTCGACTCGGTGGTGCAGCTCTGCAAGGCATTGGGGGGCGGATGGAATCCGAAAGAGCAGGAGGAGCAGACGGCGGCGG
Proteins encoded:
- a CDS encoding TolC family protein; amino-acid sequence: MLKALEEVNNALVAHERYGEQKRAQEEAVAAERTRYRLVRKRYFVGYTNFLQVLDADRSLLEAEFKLSELQRKYLDSVVQLCKALGGGWNPKEQEEQTAA